The genomic window GGGAGGCCTCCGGCGGAGGCCCGCCCACCACGCAGATGTGCGACTGGTGCCACTCCTCCGGCTCATCGAACGAGGTGGGCCTGCTCACCGCAGACGTGAACAGCAAGCGCCGCGTGGGGGTGAACCTCTGCATGGACCTGCGCTGCCAGGCGAAGCTGGAGGACGCCGCGGATCGCACCGGGCGCCATCCACTCGAAGCCCTCGAACGGCTCCGGGAGCGCATGTCCCGCTTCGCCCACGAGGCGCTCGGCATCCAGGTTCAGCCGGCCGCGTGAGCCAACGCACCGCCCAAGAGGGCTCACCGGAACTCATCGACGATGAAGGCCATTGAACTTGAGAAGTCGAGGATGGCGGTTCCCGGTTTGGAATCCGGGTGCTTTCTGAGCTGCCCCTTGGATGATCGGGCGACCGCACAGATGGGCACCCTGTCTCCATCAGGTGGCTTCGCTTCGTAGTACCGGATGACAGCCTGTTGACCGCGTGTCCAGACCCGTCCGTAAAGCCGGGTGGGCGACTCCAGAACACCGAGGTTGCCCTCCAGCATGCTCTCGATGGGTCCGTCGTACAGCGTGATGGGGCTGACATCGTCTTGGTTCATGTCGAGTTCCACCAACGCGGCGTCTCCAACGGAGAGACGCAGGTACCGCATCGCCTTGAGTGCTTCCTCGGAACACTTTTCAGGGCCCGGAGTTCCGTCCGGGCGCAGAGCCACCCCACCCGTGCCCGTCGCTGGACAGCC from Stigmatella erecta includes these protein-coding regions:
- a CDS encoding FBP domain-containing protein, with the translated sequence MFRLETDRTLIESFRPRDRRVIEMPADIRFPLFVRDYLAWTETSGGRVYLVFAAPGSRKPIGIIFRREASGGGPPTTQMCDWCHSSGSSNEVGLLTADVNSKRRVGVNLCMDLRCQAKLEDAADRTGRHPLEALERLRERMSRFAHEALGIQVQPAA
- a CDS encoding serine/threonine protein kinase, which produces MSVNKRVLWCFTLLLVTSSGCPATGTGGVALRPDGTPGPEKCSEEALKAMRYLRLSVGDAALVELDMNQDDVSPITLYDGPIESMLEGNLGVLESPTRLYGRVWTRGQQAVIRYYEAKPPDGDRVPICAVARSSKGQLRKHPDSKPGTAILDFSSSMAFIVDEFR